One window from the genome of Hoplias malabaricus isolate fHopMal1 chromosome 18, fHopMal1.hap1, whole genome shotgun sequence encodes:
- the LOC136674290 gene encoding uncharacterized protein isoform X1 → MVTTSLWLCLKLEDMPGSTRKICPGCNGQISVSYKACPICKEPQPYKAKLKEKRKLFEDNKNKWKKYIKKNNNRTVLNSSHVLLDKLATLDFFPVLLLGKKCKGSLVADAVLGGDYLLDDDLLQRLKMMYEAMLKIHFQREKDKATGCPKTTVLDGSSEITSQETEDPQTASLEISGLQVTSQETDDAQTSDLESASPGTHHLQTTNLTTRPAKGSNIAGPQGQKAKKRTRKPGEQRGVEKKNKKQKHECPECTRRKMQNQFPYSSVLKRRVKNGKRRS, encoded by the exons ATGGTAACAACGAGTctatggctgtgtctgaaacttgAAG ATATGCCAGGAAGCACCAGGAAGATATGCCCAGGGTGCAATGGTCAGATAAGTGTCTCCTACAAAGCTTGCCCAATTTGCAAAGAGCCACAACCATATAAAGCCAAACTTaaggaaaagagaaaattattcgaagacaataaaaacaagtggaaaaaatatatcaaaaagaACAACAACAGGACTGTTCTTAACAGCAGCCATGTATTG CTTGACAAACTTGCAACCCTTGATTTCTTCCCTGTATTGCTTTTGGGGAAGAAATGCAAAGGTAGTTTGGTGGCAGATGCAGTACTAGGTGGGGATTACCTTCTAGATGATGATTTGCTTCAGAGGTTAAAAATGATGTACGAAGCCATGTTAAAGA TTCATTTTCAAAGAGAGAAGGACAAGGCCACTGGGTGCCCAAAAACCACTGTCCTGGATGGTAGCTCAGAGATCACCAGTCAAGAGACTGAAGACCCACAGACTGCCAGTCTGGAAATCTCTGGCTTGCAGGTCACCAGTCAAGAGACTGATGACGCACAGACTTCTGATTTGGAATCTGCCAGCCCAGGAACCCATCATCTGCAGACCACCAACCTGACCACCAGACCCGCAAAAGGAAGCAATATTGCTGGTCCCCAGGGCCAAAAGGCCAAAAAAAGAACGAGAA AGCCAGGCGAGCAAAGAGGAgttgagaagaaaaacaaaaagcaaaaac ATGAGTGTCCTGAATGCACTAGAAGAAAGATGCAGAACCAATTTCCTTATTCCAGTGTTTTGAAAAGAAGAGTGAAAAAT gGGAAAAGGAGGTCCTAA
- the LOC136674290 gene encoding uncharacterized protein isoform X2 yields the protein MPGSTRKICPGCNGQISVSYKACPICKEPQPYKAKLKEKRKLFEDNKNKWKKYIKKNNNRTVLNSSHVLLDKLATLDFFPVLLLGKKCKGSLVADAVLGGDYLLDDDLLQRLKMMYEAMLKIHFQREKDKATGCPKTTVLDGSSEITSQETEDPQTASLEISGLQVTSQETDDAQTSDLESASPGTHHLQTTNLTTRPAKGSNIAGPQGQKAKKRTRKPGEQRGVEKKNKKQKHECPECTRRKMQNQFPYSSVLKRRVKNGKRRS from the exons ATGCCAGGAAGCACCAGGAAGATATGCCCAGGGTGCAATGGTCAGATAAGTGTCTCCTACAAAGCTTGCCCAATTTGCAAAGAGCCACAACCATATAAAGCCAAACTTaaggaaaagagaaaattattcgaagacaataaaaacaagtggaaaaaatatatcaaaaagaACAACAACAGGACTGTTCTTAACAGCAGCCATGTATTG CTTGACAAACTTGCAACCCTTGATTTCTTCCCTGTATTGCTTTTGGGGAAGAAATGCAAAGGTAGTTTGGTGGCAGATGCAGTACTAGGTGGGGATTACCTTCTAGATGATGATTTGCTTCAGAGGTTAAAAATGATGTACGAAGCCATGTTAAAGA TTCATTTTCAAAGAGAGAAGGACAAGGCCACTGGGTGCCCAAAAACCACTGTCCTGGATGGTAGCTCAGAGATCACCAGTCAAGAGACTGAAGACCCACAGACTGCCAGTCTGGAAATCTCTGGCTTGCAGGTCACCAGTCAAGAGACTGATGACGCACAGACTTCTGATTTGGAATCTGCCAGCCCAGGAACCCATCATCTGCAGACCACCAACCTGACCACCAGACCCGCAAAAGGAAGCAATATTGCTGGTCCCCAGGGCCAAAAGGCCAAAAAAAGAACGAGAA AGCCAGGCGAGCAAAGAGGAgttgagaagaaaaacaaaaagcaaaaac ATGAGTGTCCTGAATGCACTAGAAGAAAGATGCAGAACCAATTTCCTTATTCCAGTGTTTTGAAAAGAAGAGTGAAAAAT gGGAAAAGGAGGTCCTAA
- the LOC136674279 gene encoding uncharacterized protein, whose protein sequence is MAFASNLQELEIETANTSKPSTSKQDLADVDVQQVIDLQLQLLQDTLDCDVAEPRSTASHNWALRQTLSEDRWREARPKLLDSLLASGHVHHGYCDHCKSKEAVIRCKECLPKSSFCGNWDISTHKYLVFHNRETFVDGFYKTLPPSTAVQDISGQNVLFEQACLMAITQPDRICDCDTHNLSIDTGRPVVLICINGRYDLFLPVVNCRTCLVSWTPEVRDLLFSGYWPGTVAFQTVYQVDLFRSFEELKITSPGLSREAFVKMLQQRSQLFGRSGNICGDVFQKAFLEWTYCRHEKEKLCGIDHFSCPACTPDTVAVSADGNRKLYCFSKTKGVEEQPFFDGDFLAVATFVGCIREKTKAVHGKGICGKSTWAAARETSKKTNTKCDEEGLEVAVCRHCILLRGLNMFRGEIFAYPLFLQKELAAKTNCHFFCTDIMCRYWPYLQKVAHVFPELKILTQMKPFLSVMHAKGHSTKCEVQWGGKNQTGAGTTLGEEVEQVNSFLSRVALTTKYMSKAARVDMITLHARGWNERKKRNLHKYLYKRYVKILQTSKEVKEDIEAIKKSTGKSDEELQQWVTDVKQWAVDTPDDLSTDDPVRLQHLIESLFLGIQQKKRDLYRVTDRNKQRHKIRRRIAEDKIKLSDAISQYNDLPTSTESVDSVEDLLVSESPIWPWDSELDTSLGMKKKVFDKVMQLERLIEEEAILLREMKQHWNHLTRTCKALRDQAGVISEDLAAYSYS, encoded by the exons ATGGCTTTTGCAAGTAACCTACAGGAACTTGAGATTG AAACTGCAAACACATCTAAACCTTCAACTAGCAAACAAGACCTGGCAGATGTAGATGTACAACAAGTTATAG aTTTACAACTACAACTACTCCAGGATACACTGGACTGTGATGTTGCAGAACCCAGATCCACAGCATCTCACAATTGGGCATTAAGGCAAACTTTGTCTGAAGATCGCTGGCGGGAAGCAAGACCTAAACTCCTTGACAGTTTGCTAGCTTCAGGTCATGTACATCATGGGTATTGTGATCACTGTAAATCAAAAGAAGCAGTGATCAGATGCAAGGAGTGTTTGCCAAAATCCAGTTTCTGTGGAAATTGGGATATTTCCACACACAAATATCTTGTCTTTCACAACAGAGAGACTTTTGTTGATGGGTTCTATAAAACTCTCCCGCCATCAACTGCTGTGCAAGACATCAGTGGACAAAATGTCCTATTTGAACAAG CGTGTTTGATGGCAATTACACAACCAGACAGAATCTGTGATTGTGACACTCACAACCTGTCCATTGATACTGGACGACCAGTTGTACTCATCTGTATTAATG GTCGCTATGATCTCTTTCTGCCTGTAGTGAATTGCAGAACATGTCTTGTGTCATGGACACCTGAGGTACGGGATCTGCTTTTTAGTGGTTACTGGCCAGGAACAGTTGCGTTTCAAACTGTATACCAGGTAGACCTTTTCAGGTCTTTTGAGGAACTAAAGATCACTTCACCTGGGCTTTCAAGAGAAGCATTTGTAAAAATGTTACAACAGCGCTCACAACTATTTGGAAGG AGTGGCAACATATGTGGTGATGTCTTCCAAAAAGCTTTTCTTGAATGGACATACTGTCgtcatgaaaaagaaaaactctGTGGAATTGACCACTTCTCTTGCCCAGCTTGCACCCCAGATACAGTTGCTGTGTCTGCTGATGGAAACAGAAAACTATATTGTTTCAGCAAAACAAAGGG GGTAGAGGAGCAACCATTTTTTGATGGTGATTTTCTGGCTGTAGCAACTTTTGTTGGCTGTATTCGTGAGAAGACCAAGGCG GTACATGGAAAAGGCATCTGTGGAAAGTCAACATGGGCTGCAGCTAGGGAGACCTctaaaaagacaaacacaaaatgCGATGAAGAGGGCCTAGAGGTCGCAGTTTGCAGACACTGTATATTGCTTAGAGGTCTGAACATGTTTAGGGGGGAAATATTTGCTTACCCTCTGTTTTTGCAAAAAGAACTTGCAGCTAAAACAAATTGCCATTTCTTCTGCACTGACATAATGTGTCGGTATTGGCCCTATCTGCAAAAGGTGGCTCATGTGTTCCCAGAATTAAAAATCTTGACTCAGATGAAGCCTTTTCTCTCGGTTATGCATGCAAAGGGGCACTCTACAAAATGTGAG GTTCAGTGGGGTGGCAAAAATCAAACAGGGGCAGGTACTACCCTAGGTGAAGAAGTTGAACAAGTTAACAGCTTTTTGTCACGAGTGGCTCTAACTACGAAGTACATGAGTAAGGCTG CACGGGTAGACATGATCACTTTGCATGCCAGGGGATGGAATGAGCGAAAGAAAAGAAACCTGCACAAGTACTTGTATAAACGCTATGTGAAG ATTTTACAAACAAGTAAGGAGGTCAAAGAGGACATTGAGGCTATAAAGAAAAGCACAGGAAAATCCGATGAGGAACTACAGCAGTGGGTCACTGATGTAAAACAGTGGGCAGTTGACA CTCCAGATGACCTCAGCACAGATGATCCAGTGAGGTTGCAACATTTGATTGAAAGCCTCTTTTTGGGTATCCAGCAAAAAAAGCGGGATCTATATAGAGTAACCG ACCGTAACAAACAGCGACACAAGATCCGAAGACGGATTGCAGAGGATAAGATAAAGCTGTCTGATGCCATATCCCAATATAATGATCTTCCGACCAGCACAGAATCTGTAGATTCTGTTGAAGATCTTTTGGTATCAGAAAGTCCTATCTGGCCTTGGGATTCTG AACTTGACACTTCTCTAGGCATGAAGAAGAAAGTTTTTGACAAGGTGATGCAGCTGGAGAGACTGATCGAAGAAGAGGCTATACTTTTGCGAGAAATGAAACAACATTGGAACCATCTTACAAGAACCTGCAAAGCTTTAAGGGACCAGGCTGGTGTAATATCAGAAGACCTGGCAGCATACA GCTACTCTTGA